A stretch of DNA from Methylobacterium sp. CB376:
CGGCCAGTTCCGGCAGGACCTGCAGGCCCTGAACCTGTGGTGGTTCTTCCGGGAGCCGTATTGGTGCGCGCTGTTCGCGCTCAGCCTCAACACCGGCGCCTACACGGCCGAGATCGTCCGGGGCGGGGTGCTGGCGGTGCCGCACGGGGCGCTCCTCGCCGGGCGCGCCTGCGGCATGTCGCGGCTGACGCTGCTGTCCCGCGTCACCCTGCCGCTGGCGGCGAGGCAGGCCCTGCCGGCCTACGGCAACGAGGTCATCCTGGTGGTCAAGTCGACGGCGCTCGCCTCCACCATCACCATCATGGAGGTGACCGGCATCGCCCAGAAGCTCATCGCCCAGAGCTTCCGGGCGTTGGAGATCTTCTGCTGCGCCGCCGCCTTCTACCTCGCCGCCGTGAGCGCGATCATCGCCCTCGTGCGCCTCGCCGAGGCGCGGCTCGCGCCCGACCTGCGCGCGCGGCCCGCCGCGCTGCCGCGCCCCGCCTGATCCGGAGAATTCCGTGCTCGCTCCCGCGCCTTCCCGTCCGGTGGCCGTCGCCGTCCAGGGGCTCTCCAAGCGCTTCGGCACCCTGGAGGTGCTGCGCGAGGTCTCGCTGTCGGCGCGGGAGGGGGAGGTGGTGGCGATCCTCGGCGCCTCGGGCTCCGGCAAGTCGACGCTCCTGCGCTGCATCAACCTGCTCGAACTGCCCGACGCGGGCGAGATCACGCTCGGCCGCGAGACCGTGGCGTGGCGCGCGCGCCGCGGCGGGCGGGTGCCGGCCGACCGCGCCCAGGTGGAGCGCATCCGCGCCCGGGCCGGGATGGTCTTCCAGAGCTTCAACCTCTGGCCGCACCGCACGGTGCTGGAGAACGTGATCGAGGCGCCGGTCCACGTCCAGCGGCGGCCCCGGTCGGAGTGCGTGGCCGAGGCCGAGGCGCTGCTCGCCAAGGTCGGCATCGCCGACAAGCGCGACCATTACCCGGCCCACCTCTCCGGGGGGCAGCAGCAGCGCGCCGCCATCGCCCGGGCGCTGGCGATGCACCCGCAGGTGCTGCTCTTCGACGAGCCGACCTCGGCCCTCGACCCGGAGCGGGTGGCCGAGGTGCTCCGGGTGATGCGGGGGCTGGCCGAGGAGGGGCGCACGATGCTGATCGTCACCCACGAGATGGCCTTCGCCCGGGAGGTCGCGCACCGGGTCGTGTTCCTGCACGAGGGCCGGATCGAGGAGGAGGGCGAGCCCGAAGCCCTGTTCGGCGCGCCGCGCTCCGAGCGGCTCAGGCAGTTCCTGGCGCGGGGCGGGTAGGGGCGGCGGTGCCGCCGCCCGGCCGGACCGCCTACCAGCTCGGCAGCACCGCGCCCTTGAACGTCGTCTCGATGAAGGCCTTCACCTCCGGCGAGCGGTAGGACTCGACCAGGGCCTTGACCCAGGGCTTGTCCTTGTCGGCGCTGCGCACCGCGATCACGTTCACGTAGGGGCCCTTGGGCGCCTCGCGCAGGAGCGCGTCGCTCGGCGTGAGGCCGGCGGGCGTCGCGTAGTTGGTGTTCACCGCCGCCGCGTCGACGTCGTCGAGGGAGCGCGGCGTCTGGGCCGCGTCGACCTCGATGAAGCGCAGCTTCTTGGGGTTCTTCACGATGTCGGCGACGGTCGGCTTGAAGCCGACGCCCTCCCGCAGGGTGATCACCCCCTTGTCCTGGAGCAGCAGCAGCGAGCGCCCGCCATTGGTCGGGTCGTTCTGGATCGCGACCGTGCCGCCGTCCGGCACCGCGTCCCAGGACATGTGCCGCTTCGAGTAGATCCCGAGCGGGAAGTTCACGGTGAGCGCCACGCTCTCGATCCGGTAGCCGCGATCGGCCTTCTGGTTGTCGAGGTAGGGCTGGTTCTGGAAGGAATTCGCCTCGATCTCGCCGGCCGAGAGCGCCTCGTTCGGGACCACGTAGTCCGAGAACTCCATCACCTGCAGGTCGAGGCCGTGCTTGGCGGCGACCGGCTTGACCGCCTCCAGGATCTGGGCGTGCGGGCCGGGCGTCGCCGCGACGCGGACGCGCTCGGCGGCGGCGGCGGGCAGGGCGGCGGCAGCGGCGGCGAGGGCCGCCGCCAGGGTGAGGACGCGCAACATCGTCTGGAATCTCCGGGGATTGAGGTCAGGCCTGGCGCAGGCGCTTGTTGAGGCGCCGCGCGAGGCGGTCGCCCACCGTCTGCACGGCCTGGACGAGGAGGATCAGCACCGCCACGACCGCGACCATCATCTCGGGCATGAAGCGCTGGTAGCCGTAGCGGATGCCGAGATCGCCGAGCCCGCCGCCGCCGACCGCCCCGACCATGGCCGAGAACCCGATCAGCGACACCACCGCCAGGGTCAGGCCGAGGACGATGCCGGGCAGCGCCTCGGGGATCAGCACCTTGAGGACGATCTGGAGCGGGCTCGCCCCGAAGGCGCGGGCGGCCTCGACGAGGCCCGCATCGACTTCGCGGATGGCGCCCTCGACCAGGCGGGCGATGAAGGGCGTCGCCGCGACGGTGAGCGGCACGGTCGCGGCACCGGTGCCGATCGAGGTGCCGGCGACGAGCCGCGTGAACGGGATGATCGCCACGACCAGGATGATGAAGGGCGTTGAGCGGGTGGCGTTCACCACGAGGCCGAGCCCGCGATTCGCCAGCGGCGCCGCGAAGAGCTCGCCCCGCCCGCTGGTGGCGAGGAAGACGCCGAGCGGCAGGCCGAACAGCGTGCCGAGGCCGGCGGCGACCGCCACCATCCGCAGGGTGTCGCCGGTGGCGACGAGGAGGAGGCGCAGGAGTTCAGGCGACATCGGGACGGCCGGAGGAGGACGGGGCGGAGGGCGGGATCGGCCAGGCCGAGGCGGGGAGGCTGCCCAGCACCTCGACGCCGAGCTGGCGCGCGGCGAGGAAGGCCTGCGCCCGGGCGGTGACGCCGGGCGCGGCGGAGACGCCGACCACCAGGGTGCCGAAGGGGCGCCCCGCGATCTCGTCCACCGTCCCGGAGAGGATGCAGGCCTCGACCCCGCCCTCGCGGGCGAGCTGCGCCAGGACCGGGTCGGTGGCGTGCGGCCCCCGGAAGGTGATGCGCAGGACGTTGGTCTCGCCCTGGCCCTCCGGGCGCAGCTGCGCCGCCAGGACCGGCGGCAGGGCGCGGCCGGTTTCCCGGTCGAGGAAGCTGCGGGTGATCGCCGCCCGCGGGCGGGTGAAGACCTCGAACACGTCGCCGCTCTCGGCGATGCGGCCGTTCTCCAGCACCGCGACCTCGTGCGCGATGGCCCGGATCACCGACATCTCGTGGGTGATGAGCAGGATGGTGAGGCCGAGATCCCGGTTGATCCGCCCGAGCAGGTCGAGGATCGCGCCCGTGGTCTCGGGGTCGAGGGCGGAGGTCGCCTCGTCCGAGAGCAGCACCTTGGGGTTGGTGGCGAGGGCGCGGGCGATGCCGACGCGCTGCTTCTGCCCCCCCGAGAGTTCGGCCGGGTAGCGGTCGCGCTGCTGCGTCAGCCCGACCAGGTCGAGGAGTTCGTCGACCCGGGCGCGGATCGCCGCGCGCTCCGCGCCGGCGATCTCCAGCGGGAAGGCGACGTTCTCGGCCGCGGTGCGCGAGGACAGGAGGTTGAAGTGCTGGAAGATCATGCCGATGCCGCGCCGCTCGCGCCGCAGGGCGGCCTCGGGCAGGCTCGAGATCTCGGCGCCGTCCACGACGACGCGGCCGCGGCTCGGCCGCTCCAGCCCGTTCACGAGGCGGATCAGCGTCGACTTGCCGGCGCCCGAGCGCCCGATCACGCCCAGCACCGCGCCGCGCCGCAGGCTGAGGTCGATCCCGTCGAGGGCCGCGACCGGCGCCGCGCCGCGCCGCGCCGGGTAGGTCTTGGCCACGCCGTCGAGCCGCACCAGGGCGTCGGGGCTGCCGAGCCGGTCCGTGAGGTCGGGGGGCGTCGGAACGCGGAAGGGCGCCGTCACGGCCGGGCTCCCGCTTGGTTGAGGATCGCGTGCTGCATCGTCGTCCGTCGGTGATCGTCGCCCGGAGAGAAACCGCGCGGCGGCCGTCATGTCAACCGAAACGTTCTTTTTGCAGAACACCCCGGTGGGGAAGGCCGTGCCGCGGCGCGGCCCGCCGGGAGGAGGATCTCGCCCGCCGAAGCACGGGGTGCGGCCGGGGCGTCAAGGGAAACTTAGACTCTTCCTCCTAGGCTTCGCGCCGCAACGTTCATGAACGGATCACCCATGGCGTCCCCGAAATTCCGCCTCGTGACGCGCAGCGATTTCGATGGCCTGGTCTGCGGCATGCTCCTGCGCGAGCGCGACCTGATCGACGAGATCAAGTTCGTTCATCCGAAGGACATGCAGGACGGGATCGTGCCGATCACCTCCCGCGACATCATCACCAACCTCCCCTACGTGCCGGGCTGCCACCTCGCCTTCGACCACCACGCGAGCGAGGTGGCCCGGGCGGGCGGGCGCGCGCACGAGAACCACCTCATCGACCCGGCCGCCCCCTCGGCGGCGCGCGTCGTCTACGACCATTTCGGCGGGGCGAGCGCCTTCCCGCGCATCAGCCCCGACCTGATGGCGGCGGTCGACAAGGCGGATTCGGCCCAGTTCGGCCGCGAGGAGATCCTCGATCCGAAGGGCTGGGTCCTGATGAATTTCCTGATGGATTCGCGCACCGGGCTCGGGCGGTTCCGCGACTTCCGCATCTCCAACTACGACCTGATGATGCAGCTGATCGAGCGCTGCCGCGACCTCTCGGTCGAGGAGGTGCTGGCGCTGCCGGACGTGCGCGAGCGCGTCGACCTCTACGAGGCGCACCGGGAGCCGTTCGTCGCGCAGCTGCGCCGCTGCACGACGGTGCACGGCAAGCTCGCCCTGATCGACCTGCGGGACGAGGAGGTGATCTACGCCGGCAACCGCTTCATGGTCTACGCGCTGTTCCCGGATTGCGACGTCTCGGCCCACGTCATGTGGGGCCTGCGCAAGCAGAACACCGTCTTCGCGATCGGCAAGTCGATCCTCGACCGCGGCTCGCCGGCGGATATCGGCGCGATCTGCCTCTCCTTCGGCGGGGGCGGGCACCGGGCGGCGGGCACCTGCCAGATCCCGAACGACCAGGCGGAGAGCGTCAAGGCGCGGCTCGTGGGCCTGCTCTCGGGTGCTCAGCCCAAGATCGCGGCCTGATCCGGGTTCGAAAGCGCGCCTCGGCTGGGCGGAAAGCTCTATCATCGAGCCGCATTTCCCTGCTATCGGGAAGGTATGACGCAGGGTCAGAAAGGTTCGCCCCGATCTCTCGACGAGACCGACCGGCGCGAACTGGTCGATCTCCTCTACGCCTCGCTGCCGCAGTTCGTCGCCTCGACCGGGATCGCCACCCTCGGCGGCGCGACGATCGCGGCGGTCGGGCGCGACCTCGTCGACGCCGCGATCGCCGCGGCGCTCGGGGTGATCGGGCTCGCCCGCATCGGGAGCCTGCTGCACTATCCGCGCGGGCGGTCCCTGACCGCCGCCGAGGTCCGGCGCTGGGAGCGGATCTACGGCGCCGGGGCCGCCCTGTTCGCGGCGGCCCTGGGGGCGCTCGCGTGGCGGGCGCTCGACCGGGACGACGCGCCCGGCGCGTGGCTCAGCTTGGGCCTCGCGGTCGGCTACTGCGTCGGCCTCATGTCCCGGGCGGCCGTGTGCCCCTGGATCGTGATGCTGGCGACGGCCGTGCTCTTCGCACCGATCCTGGTCGGCGGCCTGATGCGGCCGGAGCCCGCCTATCAGGTCGGCGCCGCCATTCTGGTGCCGTTCTGGCTGACGGTGCGCGAATCCGCGCGCCACCTCAGCGGCGCCTTCATCGAGCGCCTGGAGGCGAAGCGCGCCCTGGCGCACCAGGCCGAGCACGACGCGCTCACCGGGCTGCTCAACCGGGCCGGCTTCCTGGCCCGGCTCGGCGCCGCGCTGGAGCAGGCCGGGAGCCGGCCCTTCGCCCTGATCGCCATCGACCTCGACGGTTTCAAGCGCGTCAACGACCGCCTCGGCCATCCGGTGGGGGACGCCGTGCTGGTCGAGGTCGGGATGCGCCTGCGCCGCTGCCTCGCCCCGGACGACGTCGCCGGGCGCCTCGGCGGGGACGAGTTCATGATCCTGACGCGGGCCGATGGCGGGGTGCCGGCCGCGGCCGACCGGGCCGAGCGGGTGATCGCCGCCCTGAGTGATCCCTACCCGGTCGCCGAGCCGCAGCGGATCGGGGCGAGCGCCGGCCTCGCGTCGAGCGAGGATTGGCGCGAGGCCCTCGACGCGGCCGCGCTGCTGGAGCGGGTCGACGAGGCGCTCTACGCCGCCAAGCGCGGCGGTCGCGGCCGCTGGTGCGCGGCCCGGCCCGGCGGCGCCGTGGATGGGCCGGTGCCGTGGATGGGCCCGCGGCGGGGTGGCCCGAGAGCCTGCGCCGGGGCCCGGTCGAGCAGGCCTGATCCCAACGCAGGCCTCTGAGCTCCCCCCAGGTATTCACCGCATGGCTCCTGCGGCGTCGGACGCGTTGTCCCGCGACGCCGAAGGACGCCGTGTCGCCGCGGCGCGACGTAGGAGATTCGCCGCATGAAGGCTCTGGTCTGGCACGGAACCCAGGATATCCGCTGCGAAACGGTCCCGGATCCGCGGATCGAGGACGACCGCGACGCCATCATCCGGGTGACGACCTGCGCGATCTGCGGGTCCGACCTGCACCTCTACGACCACTTCATGCCCGGCATGGAGCGGGGCGACATCCTGGGCCACGAATCGATGGGGGAAGTGGTCGAGGTCGGCCGCGGCGCGCGATCGGCGCTCAAGGTGGGCGACCGCGTCGTGATCCCGTTCACGATCTTCTGCGGCGAGTGCGACCAGTGCCGGCGCGGCAACTTCTCGGTCTGCGAGCGCTCGAACCGCAACAAGGCCCTCGCCGAGAAGGTCTTCGGCCACACCACGGCGGGGCTGTTCGGCTACACGCACCTCACCGGCGGCTATCCGGGCGGGCAGGCCGAGTACCTGCGGGTGCCCTTCGCCGACAAGACGCACATCAAGGTGCCCTCGACGCTGACCGACGAGCAGCTGCTGTTCCTCAGCGACATCTTCCCGACCGGCTGGCAGGCGGCCGTGCAATGCGACATCGAGCCGACCGACACGGTGGCGATCTGGGGCTGCGGCCCGGTCGGCCAGATGGCGATCCGCTCGGCGATCCTGCTCGGCGCCCGGCAGGTCGTCGCCATCGACTGCGTGCCCGAGCGCCTCAGCATGGCGCGGGCCGGCGGCGCGATCACCATCGACTTCCGCGAGGAGAGCGTGATCGAGCGCCTGAACGACCTCACCAACGGCAAGGGCCCGGAGAAGTGCATCGACTCGGTCGGGCTGGAGGCCCACGCGACCGCGACGCTCGACTCGATGTACGACCGCGCCAAGCAGGCGGTGATGCTGGAGACCGACCGGCCGCACGTGCTGCGCGAGATGATCTACGTCTGCCGCCCGGCCGGCATTTTGTCGATCCCGGGCGTCTATGGCGGGCTCCTCGACAAGATCCCGTTCGGCGCCCTGATGAACAAGGGTCTGACCGTCCGCACCGGCCAGACCCACGTCAACCGCTGGACCGACGACCTGCTGCGGCGGATCGAGGAGGGCCAGATCGATCCCTCCTTCGTCATCACCCACACGGTCGGCCTCGACCAGGGGCCCGAGATGTACCGGACTTTCCGGGACAAGAAGGACAATTGCATCAAGGTCGTGCTGAAGCCGTGATCCGCTGTCCGGACGATCACGTCCGGACAGCGGATGCCAAGCCCGCGCGGCGCCTGAGCGAAGCCGACATCCGCATGGCGAAGCAATCCGTCGGATGTCGGATCACGCCTCCGCCGCGGGGCGGGGCGCGGAGGATGTCGAGGCGCGCCGCACCCGCCTGAACCGGGCGTGCCGGAGAGCTTTGGACTGAGGGGCCGCGGCCGCCCGCAGGGCGGGCGGCCGCGGCCCGACCGGCGCGACCATTCCGGACATTAGCCCGGACACTCGGAGGAACCCCCATGCCCGCCACCCGTCCCGACCAGACCCTGCTCTCCCGCCGCACGGCCGACACCCTCGCCAAGGGGCTCGGCCTGTTCTCGATCGGGCTCGGGCTCGTCGAACTCCTGGCTCCCCGCCGGGTGACCCGCACCCTCGGCATGCCGGGCTTCGAGGGCGTGGTGCAGGCCTACGGCGTGCGCGAGATCACCAACGGCCTCGCCATCCTGGTCACGCACGACCCGGCGCCCTGGCTCTGGACCCGGGTCGGGGGCGATGCGCTCGACCTCGCCACCCTGGCCACCGGCCTCGACAGCGAGAATTCGCGCAGGTCCCACGTCATGCTGGCCTTCGCGGCGGTGGCCGGGGTGACGGCGGCCGACGTCCTATGCGCCAAGGCGCTGGAGGAGCAGCGCGAGACCCATCGCGGGCCCTTCCGCGACTTCGGCGACCGCAGCGGCTTCCCGCGCCCGCCGGGCGCCATGCGGGGCGCGGCCCGCGACTTCGAGGCG
This window harbors:
- a CDS encoding ABC transporter permease; translated protein: MIDLAFLQATLVALSRGLPLTLGLTAGSLACGAVLALLAAAARLSGIGPLSLLSRAYVFVFRGTPLLVQLFLIYYGLGQFRQDLQALNLWWFFREPYWCALFALSLNTGAYTAEIVRGGVLAVPHGALLAGRACGMSRLTLLSRVTLPLAARQALPAYGNEVILVVKSTALASTITIMEVTGIAQKLIAQSFRALEIFCCAAAFYLAAVSAIIALVRLAEARLAPDLRARPAALPRPA
- a CDS encoding ABC transporter ATP-binding protein, whose translation is MLAPAPSRPVAVAVQGLSKRFGTLEVLREVSLSAREGEVVAILGASGSGKSTLLRCINLLELPDAGEITLGRETVAWRARRGGRVPADRAQVERIRARAGMVFQSFNLWPHRTVLENVIEAPVHVQRRPRSECVAEAEALLAKVGIADKRDHYPAHLSGGQQQRAAIARALAMHPQVLLFDEPTSALDPERVAEVLRVMRGLAEEGRTMLIVTHEMAFAREVAHRVVFLHEGRIEEEGEPEALFGAPRSERLRQFLARGG
- a CDS encoding MetQ/NlpA family ABC transporter substrate-binding protein — its product is MLRVLTLAAALAAAAAALPAAAAERVRVAATPGPHAQILEAVKPVAAKHGLDLQVMEFSDYVVPNEALSAGEIEANSFQNQPYLDNQKADRGYRIESVALTVNFPLGIYSKRHMSWDAVPDGGTVAIQNDPTNGGRSLLLLQDKGVITLREGVGFKPTVADIVKNPKKLRFIEVDAAQTPRSLDDVDAAAVNTNYATPAGLTPSDALLREAPKGPYVNVIAVRSADKDKPWVKALVESYRSPEVKAFIETTFKGAVLPSW
- a CDS encoding methionine ABC transporter permease; the encoded protein is MSPELLRLLLVATGDTLRMVAVAAGLGTLFGLPLGVFLATSGRGELFAAPLANRGLGLVVNATRSTPFIILVVAIIPFTRLVAGTSIGTGAATVPLTVAATPFIARLVEGAIREVDAGLVEAARAFGASPLQIVLKVLIPEALPGIVLGLTLAVVSLIGFSAMVGAVGGGGLGDLGIRYGYQRFMPEMMVAVVAVLILLVQAVQTVGDRLARRLNKRLRQA
- a CDS encoding methionine ABC transporter ATP-binding protein, translating into MTAPFRVPTPPDLTDRLGSPDALVRLDGVAKTYPARRGAAPVAALDGIDLSLRRGAVLGVIGRSGAGKSTLIRLVNGLERPSRGRVVVDGAEISSLPEAALRRERRGIGMIFQHFNLLSSRTAAENVAFPLEIAGAERAAIRARVDELLDLVGLTQQRDRYPAELSGGQKQRVGIARALATNPKVLLSDEATSALDPETTGAILDLLGRINRDLGLTILLITHEMSVIRAIAHEVAVLENGRIAESGDVFEVFTRPRAAITRSFLDRETGRALPPVLAAQLRPEGQGETNVLRITFRGPHATDPVLAQLAREGGVEACILSGTVDEIAGRPFGTLVVGVSAAPGVTARAQAFLAARQLGVEVLGSLPASAWPIPPSAPSSSGRPDVA
- a CDS encoding exopolyphosphatase is translated as MASPKFRLVTRSDFDGLVCGMLLRERDLIDEIKFVHPKDMQDGIVPITSRDIITNLPYVPGCHLAFDHHASEVARAGGRAHENHLIDPAAPSAARVVYDHFGGASAFPRISPDLMAAVDKADSAQFGREEILDPKGWVLMNFLMDSRTGLGRFRDFRISNYDLMMQLIERCRDLSVEEVLALPDVRERVDLYEAHREPFVAQLRRCTTVHGKLALIDLRDEEVIYAGNRFMVYALFPDCDVSAHVMWGLRKQNTVFAIGKSILDRGSPADIGAICLSFGGGGHRAAGTCQIPNDQAESVKARLVGLLSGAQPKIAA
- a CDS encoding GGDEF domain-containing protein, which codes for MTQGQKGSPRSLDETDRRELVDLLYASLPQFVASTGIATLGGATIAAVGRDLVDAAIAAALGVIGLARIGSLLHYPRGRSLTAAEVRRWERIYGAGAALFAAALGALAWRALDRDDAPGAWLSLGLAVGYCVGLMSRAAVCPWIVMLATAVLFAPILVGGLMRPEPAYQVGAAILVPFWLTVRESARHLSGAFIERLEAKRALAHQAEHDALTGLLNRAGFLARLGAALEQAGSRPFALIAIDLDGFKRVNDRLGHPVGDAVLVEVGMRLRRCLAPDDVAGRLGGDEFMILTRADGGVPAAADRAERVIAALSDPYPVAEPQRIGASAGLASSEDWREALDAAALLERVDEALYAAKRGGRGRWCAARPGGAVDGPVPWMGPRRGGPRACAGARSSRPDPNAGL
- a CDS encoding zinc-dependent alcohol dehydrogenase, yielding MKALVWHGTQDIRCETVPDPRIEDDRDAIIRVTTCAICGSDLHLYDHFMPGMERGDILGHESMGEVVEVGRGARSALKVGDRVVIPFTIFCGECDQCRRGNFSVCERSNRNKALAEKVFGHTTAGLFGYTHLTGGYPGGQAEYLRVPFADKTHIKVPSTLTDEQLLFLSDIFPTGWQAAVQCDIEPTDTVAIWGCGPVGQMAIRSAILLGARQVVAIDCVPERLSMARAGGAITIDFREESVIERLNDLTNGKGPEKCIDSVGLEAHATATLDSMYDRAKQAVMLETDRPHVLREMIYVCRPAGILSIPGVYGGLLDKIPFGALMNKGLTVRTGQTHVNRWTDDLLRRIEEGQIDPSFVITHTVGLDQGPEMYRTFRDKKDNCIKVVLKP
- a CDS encoding DUF4267 domain-containing protein, with translation MPATRPDQTLLSRRTADTLAKGLGLFSIGLGLVELLAPRRVTRTLGMPGFEGVVQAYGVREITNGLAILVTHDPAPWLWTRVGGDALDLATLATGLDSENSRRSHVMLAFAAVAGVTAADVLCAKALEEQRETHRGPFRDFGDRSGFPRPPGAMRGAARDFEAPKDFRTPELLRGFDQARFAGSKPFTGSKPFTGSKPATGPQPVTGPQSGAGGQPVTGSPAS